The following is a genomic window from Aythya fuligula isolate bAytFul2 chromosome 7, bAytFul2.pri, whole genome shotgun sequence.
GATTCTTCAAAattagattaattttatttttttttctgccttaatAACAATCATAATTAACTGCTAAACATAATTAACTTAAGAACTTAAATAAGGGGGTACAGTCAAATTCTTCTTAGGTACTTAAACTGTTAGTCTAATGTGACTTAAACTGAGCACTCATTTTTTAGTATTATCATGGAAGGACTTCAAAGAGGGCTTTTGTTAGAGAACCTGGCTGGgtttttgtaaaatgttttacgTCATCGCCTCAGGCTTTTTTGTATTCCATGGTTAGTTCAGCAGTTAAATTTAGATTTTTCAAGGAAGTCTAATTATGCAGGAGGTTGGCAGAGGGGAGATGGTTTTGTCTGGGCCAAAAGAACTAAGACTTAAGGCTAATAGACAAGATATATCTTTTATTATACAATAAAGAATATTATGTGCTGTAAATTTAAGGCAAGGGTAAGTGCAAAAAGCTTATTAAATCACCAAGAAGGCATCTTTGATTatataatgtttaaaattattcttttacGCACAATGGGTCAGTGTCTGCATAAAGCATGTTACATGTCCtccagtttgttttaaaaatgaaaaccaacgAACAGATAATCCTCTTCTATTGACCAACAATTGCCAGTAGCAAACGCCTGTAATCACCACTTGTATCACTTGATATCATTGAAGCCAAAGTCTTCTGATACATTTGTGAGAACACCTGTTTAATTTGCACAAGATcaatctgcaaagaaaaaaaaaaaaagcacaaagcttAAATATAGTGCATGATCTGAACTCTTAGACACTTACCCCCATCTCCCTCACAGACTATAGAATACTAGCCAAGGGTGTAATGTGCAACTGATTAACTGTGCACATTGTACAAGCCCTCAGTTCCCTCTACAGACAGATAAGCAGCTCCCAAAGCAGTCTTAACAGTTGCTCCTTGctttcagagaatcacagaaaggtttgggttgaaagggaccttaaagtccatctggttccaaccccgctgccatgggcagggacacctccccctagaccaggttgctcaaaggcccatccagcctggccttgaacacttctgcaactccctgggcaacctgagaACCTTACCTAACTTTGCTAGGACTGTAGTATCCTTAGTTCATGCAATTGAACCTTTGGAGTTGAGATGCTTTTCTGCTACAGAGATGGGCAACCACGTTTAGGAAGGTAGACGTAGTATCACTATTTAGCTAGAGATAATTAAACTACTGTATGAAACCTGGCGTCAAAACCAATTGCTTTGTTCATCCACATCTGAACCAGATAAAAGCTTCATTACAGTACGTGATTTTTACAGTTGTGAATGAGGGGCTACATAGAAGGCTGGCTACATATGAGGTCTACAGAGGAGAAAGTTTCTTACCTCGCTGCGAGTGACTATAATCCTGATGAGAGTGGAATCATCCGTGCCAGCTCCTTTCATAGAATAATAAAGTCTTTCTGCAAAAAAGGCTGGGCGATTCAAAGCACATTGCACTgcaataaagtatatttttaggATTAGTTCTAGTATAGTATGCTGTATGGTGATACCTAGCATGATGAAGTCAAAATTTATGCTGTAGACAGCTAGAGGTAGATATCAATAAAGATTCAATACTGTAGATTACAGGAACTGCTTTATAAAGCTGAGTTTATCTTGTATCTGAACAAATCAGTTAATCGTTCACAAGAAAAGTTATGGTTATTACCAGTTAACTTGCCTAGAAGTGCTTTTGAAAGCTGGCTGAAACCTTAATTACCAAATCTACATGTATGAACAGATCTTTTCTTTGGATAGCTGGTACTAGGATATGAGGTATTCAACTTGTGGTCCATTGCTAGAGTCTCACTAACAAAAGTACAAAGGTAAAAAGTTCTCATTCTCAAGTAGCTGTGgaattgattttgtttattaGTTTGTTCCTTCTCAAAGCCTTTATTTTACATGATTTCAGAGGCTAATTTTTCCTGTAGAACTCTTTAGTAGAATATTATCTGAGAAGATTTTGTTTAATACAGTAGGTTTTAATGGTTAtggctgcagaaatgcagtCACTTTGGTAAGCATTGGTGGGACTTGTGTGTGGAGTACTTGTTTCATTAGTAGTAAATCATACTGGTTCTCACTAACAGCGAATCATGATAAATTTGTAGCGCTTTAGTACAAGAAGTCAGCAGGGAATAGTGAATTCAAAACAGCTCTTCTATTTTGGTGacatttgctttagaaaatgctGAACTTTTTGGAGTAGGTGATGGTGGAGAAGAGAACTAGAAAGGGAATTGTGCCTAAAGGAGGTTCTTGTTGGTTCTGCACTTGTGTGGGGGTGGTTCAGCTGTCTGCGCTGAGGTGCCATACAACCAGCACCACTGCTGTTACATTGGTACTCATATAATTTTGCAGAGTGCTGACACACAGAACCACCAGCTCTAAGCCCATTTCTGTGTAGTTACATGTCTTTCCAGAAAAGTGACAAGTAGTTTCTATGTAACCTTTCCTCATTACAGACTTTTTCAAGCTAGATGCTTACTTTCTTCAATCTAAGTGCATAGTGAGTAATTTGAATAACTGAAGTTACTTTTGTATTAGTGGAGTCTCAGACTGTGTATCCATTTGCCATATGGACAGGGCTGAATTGGGTTCTTCTTCAATTACATTTAGAAGGTTTTATTGCCAAGGGATAAGGATAGGGAAGAACATATTACTTACAAATAGCCTTCAAGCCACGTTCCACATTTCCAGAAAATTCTCGATCGATGCTGCTTAACAAATCACGATTAGCGATCTACAAATAAATGAGATTAACATGTGGATAGTGAAATGCAACAACAAGTGGAACCTTAATTCAAAAAATGCTGTACAATCTCATTTGAAATCAGTGAAGAACTCCTACCCTCGAGTATGCCTCAACTGTTGCTTTTAATTGGGGAAAACTTCTGCTTGCCAGAACCATATTAAAGCATGATTCATCAGTCCCAagtcttccttctcctgcttgGTAAAGACGCTGAGCATCTTCTTGAGCTTTTTGATAATCCACATTTTGATTCTCATCCCGATTCCCCTAAAAGCAAAGATAACAGATATCGAACATTGTTACATGGACAAGGCTATGTTTTAATTGCTTGAAGTGTAGACCCCGCACGCATATGTCCAAAGCTAGAAGTAGGGAGAGTAATACCAGTTTGAAATACATTGCTTTAAGGTTACTTTTTTGGTTTAATAATTCTTGtaagcagaaaatagaaaagtggCCCAAAACTCTTCTCTGTAGTGTTTGGTTTAAGCTGTAGATATACTGTATATGTACTGGCACATAATTTTGCCTATATGTACCATCTCATAGGTCTAGTCTTTTTCAGGAGCTATAATTAATTCTCTGTTTTACTTAATAATGTAAGTTTTCTCTTGATTTGTTTCTAGGCTTCAAGTTGCAAAGAATCTTCCCAAATGAACTAATGAATTATCTTTCTGAATATGCACACCTGAAATATCTCAGGCTTTCTATTATATTTAGAATTTGCTAATTTCAAGTATGAATGTCTCTAAAAAGCACTTAGTATAGTTGTTATATGTCAAGTAGGGCTTGCGTGACATTTTATGTGCtttgggatttgtttttttgctgCACAATGCATGGATGGATACTGCTAAATATACTGGCTGAGTAGGCTAAATACATGCTCTTAAATACTGTTGTGTCTGTagctattaatatttaaattatgtgGTTGTCAGTTACTGTAAAGTACTGGATTTATCGAAATAAAAATTAGCATGAGCTTCTCAAGCTTTGCTTTCTTGTGGATTTTGCCTTTGTAATCCTAATACCTAGTGAATAGCTGAACTTTTATAAAGGTAGAAGTAAACAAGATAGTCATAGAAATTCTAACAGCAAATAGGCAGATTTATCACAAAAATTTGGGAAGTTACACTTACTATGTATTTCTTCCTAAACTGCAACTTACTAATCTTCAACGCAAAAAAGAGTCCTATTAATGATACAAAATAAGCAGCCTTCAATGTTCAACTaagttcagcagcagcacataaCTAATTCTAGTTTTCTGAAGGGAGGGCTGCAATGTGACTTGGGAGGTAAGTTTTGATTTACAGTGCCTCTAGGCTTGTTTGGGGGGATTCTCACATATTTTACCTACCATAAAGTTTATCGTATCAGTATTACCCAAATGATTTtgtttatgcaaaaaaaaaaaaaaaaaaaaaaaagaaaaaggaatagtGTCTGGCTTTAACAGCAGTGTGGAACAATGCTTGTGCTATTTACAGTTTGATTGCATCTGCTcagtaaacaaaatacaaaaaaaaaacaaaacgaacaCACACAAGTTCTCTGAGGTAAATAGGGTTCTCAATTAAGTCACTCAGATCATCATATAGATAGGAAGCAACTCTTCCttgaggaggggctgaggtgCTTTGCCTTATCATTAGAGAATGTATTAGTAGTCTAGGGCTAAATTCTAACAAAACCTAGCTCTAGGTAAGCATGCATAGGCAATTCATTTATGGAGCAATTATAAACATACACAGAGTGTATACCCATATCTTaacaaaataagcaagaaaaattcAAGCTTACTTGGCACATAGATACAAGTAATCGTTCAAAGTGTCCAGAAGTGTCTGCTCTGATGTCTTGTTCGATATCCCTTCCAAATTCTGACTTATAGCAGTTCACTATGTCTCGTATTTCCTGGTTTGTCCTTGTGCAAAGGATCTCAATCAGCACTCTCTCCTGGGTGCCTACTCCCTgtaagcagaggaaaagaaggtgtAACTGCAAAACGCCACCTACTTTTTGTTCTActgtggaggaagaaaagcagtcaCCTGTTACTTTAAAACTCAATACAACCTACATTGTAAGAGTGGTATTCTTGTAGTGTGAAAGCACCAAGTTTACTGTatgcttatttaaaaaggaatgaaaatttCCAAAACATTAAATTCTGCACTAGCTTAAGAAATACCCCAAAACTGCACACCCACAATGGTGACATCAGCCAATGATAACAGGAAAAAGgtttaggaagaaaatgaagaaattatttggcAACCTTATTGTGGGAACATATCGGAGGAAGGCAGAGCCTTATCTCTTGCTTTAAAGGCTATCGTATGCATGTAAATCCTATCTTGATCAGTGTACAAGTGTGTTCCCCATTCCAAATGTGGCTGCTTCCTCAACATGGAGTGTTATCAGGAACTTTTCATAGATGCTTCCCTCTCCTCAGGATAGAAATTAACTGTGGGTTCTGTGTACAGTCAGATCTTACTGGCATGGCCCATTTCTCTTCAAGCAAGGAGTAGATCTATGTGAGACTTCTAAGCAGTAttgtaatataaattaaaaaaaaaaaggtttattgtTTTTTGCCTCCAGTAAAGCTAGATCTTCATTTGTGCTCCATATTCTTTAGAGCTCCGCATTCATACATGGGTTAAGTGACTTGTTTCCAGTAATCAGGCACTTGCTCGCCGCTGTAACTCAAGCAAGCAAGCTGGACATACCAGTTTACCTCAATGAAATGTTTAATCCGAGTAGCTGATCTAAATTCCAGTGCAGTCTTAACACCTGAACAAATGCATTCATCACCTGAccttaagaaaatattctttcatttttgtcctGTTGAAAAACCTGAGATAAtccaaaaatatctttctgtacCAGTGGCTTGTTCCCAGCAAGGAGAGGTATGTAAACTTCAATTTAAACAGTGGTTACAGCTTAAAAGCACCATGGCTCTTACTAGATTCTAGCAAAAAGTATGACTAAGAGAGTGTCAGAGAACAAAATTCCATCCTGCAGCACTTCATCCCCTGTGGTACATCTGCTGCAAATTGGCCAATCCTGCAAAAATTGGTCAGCACTGGggcataaagcagaaaataattttaatcccCAGTCCCTCCATTTACTTTCCACCACAACATTTTTCAACAATGCAGGGATCAGGTATTCTGTTCTCTTAGATGAGTGCTTTAAGATGGTTTTAACTATTTGTTCAGATGAGAACCGTACCTTCATCGCATGATGTAAACTCCAGGCGTCATAGTAGGTGCTAGGCATGAAGAGTGCTAGAATCAATTCTTCCACATTTCCACTTAACTCAGACTTCAGATCTTTAATTAAATCCTGTccaattataaatataaaaattaagtaATTATATAGTATGAGggctagaaaatattttgtgacaCTGTTCAAGTGGCACAAACTTATCCCAAACCATCCACTTTGAGCAGCTGATGATCTTTTTGTGCTCCTGTTTGCTACAGCACATTGTTATCCCTACCATTCCCTATAAAGCACAGACATCACTCCTTTCTCTATGGatcataaaaaaggaaacaggagTTAGGTACCGGCCTGCACCTTTAAAATGAGCACAATGAGTGTAATAATGGCATGGCACTGAATTACTCTAGCGAGCTAAGCCCTTGGTGTGGAATCACCACCAATTCTCAACCAATTTCTCAGTTTGGTTCTtatgagtggaaaaaaaatatttttgagcttGTTTGTGCACATAAAAAGCTCATTATTTTCAGACTAATACATAAACAGTTTATGCTTGATTATTTTCTTATCCAATAATCATAACAAACTCAGAGAATCTGCTTGTTCAGTCAGGGTCCTAGCCAGACTCCCCTGTGCCCTCGCTTCTACCAGATATCAGAACACCACTCTGGTAAATAGCAGCTGTTCACCTGGTATGCAACAAAAAGTTAACCGAAAGAGGTGCATTTAAAAAGTGCCCCAAACCACTTCCCAGGACTAAAATGCAATCAGGCAGTTatagcagcagctgaaagtttgtggtttttttttttgtttactgaTTCAAAGAGCTAGCGAACATACCTTGCCATACATAGTCTTGAAGGCTGCCTTGATTCTTTGCCTTTGATCATTGGAGCGGTTAGCTACAACATCAATGATAGCCTGCTCATCAGTTCCTTGAACACAGAAAGGCAATGTAAGAGCTTAATCA
Proteins encoded in this region:
- the ANXA7 gene encoding annexin A7 isoform X1; translation: MSYPGYPPSGYPGFPGYPPTGQESVYPPAGQYTYPAGYPPAGGGTYPAAPPNAGYPGAAGYPAPGGYPGAPQAGGMPSYPGAPAGPGFGVPPAGPAFGGYPQPPVQSYGGGGPAQIPDYSGGQAPSPMPGLPAATVQYTQGTIQAAPNFDANRDAEILRKAMKGFGTDEQAIIDVVANRSNDQRQRIKAAFKTMYGKDLIKDLKSELSGNVEELILALFMPSTYYDAWSLHHAMKGVGTQERVLIEILCTRTNQEIRDIVNCYKSEFGRDIEQDIRADTSGHFERLLVSMCQGNRDENQNVDYQKAQEDAQRLYQAGEGRLGTDESCFNMVLASRSFPQLKATVEAYSRIANRDLLSSIDREFSGNVERGLKAILQCALNRPAFFAERLYYSMKGAGTDDSTLIRIIVTRSEIDLVQIKQVFSQMYQKTLASMISSDTSGDYRRLLLAIVGQ
- the ANXA7 gene encoding annexin A7 isoform X2 → MLEQPNLRKTSEPTGQESVYPPAGQYTYPAGYPPAGGGTYPAAPPNAGYPGAAGYPAPGGYPGAPQAGGMPSYPGAPAGPGFGVPPAGPAFGGYPQPPVQSYGGGGPAQIPDYSGGQAPSPMPGLPAATVQYTQGTIQAAPNFDANRDAEILRKAMKGFGTDEQAIIDVVANRSNDQRQRIKAAFKTMYGKDLIKDLKSELSGNVEELILALFMPSTYYDAWSLHHAMKGVGTQERVLIEILCTRTNQEIRDIVNCYKSEFGRDIEQDIRADTSGHFERLLVSMCQGNRDENQNVDYQKAQEDAQRLYQAGEGRLGTDESCFNMVLASRSFPQLKATVEAYSRIANRDLLSSIDREFSGNVERGLKAILQCALNRPAFFAERLYYSMKGAGTDDSTLIRIIVTRSEIDLVQIKQVFSQMYQKTLASMISSDTSGDYRRLLLAIVGQ